The Argopecten irradians isolate NY chromosome 4, Ai_NY, whole genome shotgun sequence genome has a window encoding:
- the LOC138321000 gene encoding myosin-2 essential light chain-like yields MSQMSEDQLSEIQEVFNIFDSKGDGKIAASQLGDVLRALGQNPTEHEVKKCGYSNNPDARVSFEVFIPILQTISKNRDQATLEDYIEGLKMFDKDQNGFITSAELRHILTSLGDRMTDDDCDQLFQGQEDAQGNVNYEEFIKMVMNC; encoded by the exons ATG TCTCAAATGTCAGAAGACCAGTTGTCTG AAATCCAAGAAGTTTTCAACATATTTGATTCTAAAGGTGATGGAAAGATAGCTGCCAGTCAACTTGGGGATGTTTTGCGTGCACTTGGGCAGAATCCTACAGAGCATGAAGTGAAAAAATGTGGCTACAGTAATAATCCAG ATGCCAGAGTTTCGTTTGAGGTGTTCATCCCCATTCTCCAGACAATCAGTAAGAACAGAGACCAGGCTACCCTGGAAGATTACATAGAGGGTCTGAAAATGTTTGACAAAGACCAGAACGGTTTCATCACATCCGCAGAACTGCGTCATATACTTACATCACTTG GAGATAGAATGACAGATGATGATTGTGACCAGCTTTTCCAAGGCCAGGAGGATGCTCAGGGCAATGTAAACTACGAAG aatttATCAAGATGGTGATGAACTGCTAA